The DNA segment ACGGTGGAATTGCCCGGCGCGCCTTGCGAAACCATCTCCACGCCCGCTCGTCCTGCGTTTTGATGGCAGACAGCATTCAGATTGTCTGGCTGCGGCAAGACCTGCGCCTGGCCGACCAGCCCGCCTTTCATCACGCCGCCGATACGGGGCCCGTGGTGCCGGTTTTCGTGCTCGACGATGCGGCACCGGGCGATCACGCACATGGCGGGGCGAGCCGGTGGTGGCTGCATCATTCGCTCGAGAGCCTCGGAGCGGACCTCGCCAGGCTGGGGTCGCGGATCGTCCTGCGGCGCGGGGATGCGGTCGCGGAGCTGGCGGCGATTGCCAAGGAAACCGGCGCGTCGGCGGTACACGCGCTCCGCCATTACGAACCGTGGTGGCGCGCTGCGGAATCGAACCTTGCCCAATCCCTGCCGAATGGCTGCGAATTGGTGCTGCATGACGGAAGTTACCTGACCGCGCCGGACAAGATCGTCTCGGGCAGCGGCAAGCCTTATCGCATCTATACGCCGTTCTCGAGGGCGGTGCTGGGACAGATGCCGCCGCCGGAGCCCCTGCCTGCGCCGGTCAAGCTCACGGCCCCGCAAAGCTGGCCCGCCTCGGACGATCTTGCCGCATGGGCGTTGCTGCCGACCAGGCTCGACTGGGCGGCCGGTTTTCGCGAGACCTGGAAGGTCGGCGAGGCAGCAGCGCAAGTGCGGCTCGAGCACTGGGCCGAGCTGGTCGAGACCTATCACGACACGCGCAACCTGCCGGGGGAGGACGGGTCGAGCCGTCTTAGCCCTCACCTCCATTGGGGAGAGCTTTCACCGGCGACGGTTTGGCACCGGCTCGCGGGGGCGGGCGTGGGGCGGCAGACCTATGCCAGGGAGCTGATCTGGCGCGACTACGGGGCCAGCATCATCGTCCAATACCCGGATTATCCGCGCGTGCCGCACAAGCCCGGCTTCGCGGCGATGCACCGTACCGGGCCCCAAGCGGCGGCGGACTTCGCCGCCTGGCGAACGGGGCGCACCGGTTATCCCATCGTCGATGCCGGGATGCGGCAGCTTTGGCGCACCGGCTGGATGCACAACCGGGTTCGCATGATCGCGGCGAGCTTTCTCGTAAAGCACCTCCTCATCGACTGGCGGCTGGGCGAGCAGTTCTATTGGGATACGCTGGTCGATGCCGATTACGGCAACAATGGCGTGAACTGGCAATGGATCGCGGGCACGGGGGTCGATGCCAGCCAGTTCGTGCGGATCATGGCCCCTCTGCTGCAGAGCGAGAAGTTCGATGCCGCGGGCTACATCCGCGAGAACGTGCCCGAACTCGCGCATCTTCCCGATGCCGAGATTCACGATCCCGCCGACGAGCGGCGCGGCTCCTATCCCGCCAAGCTGATCGGCCACCGCGAAGCGCGCGAGCGCGCGCTCGCCGCCTATCGCCGGTTCAAAGGCACCTCGCCGTCCCGGTGATGGGGCGTCAGGCGCTTCGCAATCAGCACGGCCGTCAGCGGCAGCACGATGGCAGCAACGACCATCCACACCGGGTGCGGCATCATCTGCGTATTGAGGACCGATAGCCCCGCAATGATCAAACCGACGATCCAGCCCGGCAAAACGCCACTCGCGATTCGCATGGCGACCGCCGCGCCGATGAGACTGCCCAGGAACCAGCCGATGGCAACCGCGATGAGCAGGTTCTGATCAATGGCCGTGTTGGCATCGGGGGCGGACGGGAACAGCCTGTGCGCAATCGTCTCGGTTAGAAAGATGGTGATGCTGGCCGCGACCACTCCCGCGATCACTGCCAGCGCCTGGCGTACAGCTGAATGTCTCATGTCTCACCCTCCCCAAGTTCCAGTGCCGTACACGTTCCGGCGGTGCAGCGCCAGCTTGCCCGCTTGGCAGCGCGTCGTCATAGCGCGCGCGCATGGATGCGGTGACATCGCGGCGGGGGACTGCGCTGATAGCGGGCGGCGCGCGCTTTGCGCGCACGCCCGGCATCGCCGCGCGGCTGACTGCGCGTGGTTTCACCCGTATTCTCGACCGCATCGATGCAGCGCTGGTGACGGGGGCGATCTACGCGCGCCTGCCCGATGGCACGCAGCGCACGCTCGGCGGTCGCGCGCCGGGGTTCGCATGCGAGGTCGATTTGAAGAGCTGGAACGCGCTCGTCCGGCTCGCTTCCAACGGCTCGGTCGGCTGGTACCAGGCCTGGGCAGCCGGGGAATGGAGGAGCCCCGATCCGGTGCCGCTGTTCGCGCTGTTCATGCAGCATGCCGCGCGGCTGGGCGATACGGCGCGCGCGAAGGGGCCCTTCCGAGCCGCGCTATGGCTGGCGCATCGCATCAACCGCAACACCCCGGCGGGCGCGAGGAAGAACATCGCTGCCCATTACGATCTCGGCAACGATTTCTACGCCGCC comes from the Qipengyuania sediminis genome and includes:
- a CDS encoding cryptochrome/photolyase family protein — encoded protein: MADSIQIVWLRQDLRLADQPAFHHAADTGPVVPVFVLDDAAPGDHAHGGASRWWLHHSLESLGADLARLGSRIVLRRGDAVAELAAIAKETGASAVHALRHYEPWWRAAESNLAQSLPNGCELVLHDGSYLTAPDKIVSGSGKPYRIYTPFSRAVLGQMPPPEPLPAPVKLTAPQSWPASDDLAAWALLPTRLDWAAGFRETWKVGEAAAQVRLEHWAELVETYHDTRNLPGEDGSSRLSPHLHWGELSPATVWHRLAGAGVGRQTYARELIWRDYGASIIVQYPDYPRVPHKPGFAAMHRTGPQAAADFAAWRTGRTGYPIVDAGMRQLWRTGWMHNRVRMIAASFLVKHLLIDWRLGEQFYWDTLVDADYGNNGVNWQWIAGTGVDASQFVRIMAPLLQSEKFDAAGYIRENVPELAHLPDAEIHDPADERRGSYPAKLIGHREARERALAAYRRFKGTSPSR